One part of the Vicinamibacterales bacterium genome encodes these proteins:
- a CDS encoding VCBS repeat-containing protein — protein MTPSRAQTATVPLGLILAAAIAVLTSDRPLAQRQPLAPADFDGDGRTDVAVFRPSTSVWHILRSSDGGETQAYWGTPFTDQPAPGDYDGDRRADFAFFCPPDGYWYITHSATGQPHYVLWGNFTHTQVAADYDGDGRTDIAFFNPGDGFWYIIESATGAARYVYWGTVADRATPGDYDGDGKADPAFYRPRTGMWHLTLSASGLTREILWGQPGGTDEPVPGDYDGDRITDVAFFRRADGFWYILLSNAGQYRPHYISWGGGPADLPVIGDYNGDGRTDPAFFRPSDGYWYILPSGSGPQYVRWGATGDQPVPQNSPPGLQCGTIEIPC, from the coding sequence ATGACACCATCGCGCGCGCAGACAGCGACGGTGCCGCTCGGCCTGATCCTCGCGGCGGCGATCGCGGTGCTGACGAGCGATCGTCCCCTCGCGCAGCGGCAGCCGCTCGCCCCCGCGGATTTCGACGGCGACGGCCGGACGGACGTCGCCGTGTTCCGCCCGTCGACCAGCGTCTGGCACATCCTGCGCAGCTCCGACGGCGGCGAGACGCAGGCGTACTGGGGCACGCCGTTCACCGATCAACCCGCACCGGGCGACTACGACGGCGACCGGCGCGCCGACTTCGCGTTCTTCTGTCCCCCGGACGGCTACTGGTACATCACGCACAGCGCGACGGGCCAGCCGCATTACGTGCTCTGGGGCAACTTCACGCACACGCAGGTGGCCGCCGACTACGACGGCGACGGCCGGACCGACATCGCGTTCTTCAATCCGGGCGACGGCTTCTGGTACATCATCGAGAGCGCCACCGGCGCGGCGCGCTACGTCTACTGGGGCACCGTCGCGGATCGCGCCACGCCCGGCGACTACGACGGCGACGGCAAAGCGGATCCGGCGTTCTACCGTCCGCGCACCGGCATGTGGCATCTCACGCTGAGCGCGAGCGGCCTCACGAGAGAGATCCTGTGGGGGCAGCCCGGCGGCACGGACGAACCGGTGCCGGGCGACTACGACGGCGACCGCATCACGGATGTCGCGTTCTTCCGCCGCGCCGACGGCTTCTGGTACATCCTGCTGTCGAACGCAGGGCAGTACCGCCCGCACTACATCTCGTGGGGCGGCGGCCCGGCGGACCTGCCCGTCATCGGCGACTACAACGGCGACGGCCGGACGGACCCGGCGTTCTTCCGTCCGTCGGACGGGTACTGGTACATCCTGCCGAGCGGCAGCGGACCGCAGTACGTCCGGTGGGGTGCGACCGGCGATCAACCGGTGCCGCAGAATTCGCCGCCGGGGCTCCAGTGCGGCACGATCGAGATCCCGTGCTGA